From a region of the Ovis aries strain OAR_USU_Benz2616 breed Rambouillet chromosome 2, ARS-UI_Ramb_v3.0, whole genome shotgun sequence genome:
- the LOC114112828 gene encoding interferon omega-1-like, with the protein MAFVLSLLMALVLVSYGPGGSLGCDLSQNHVLIGRKNLRLLGQMRRLSPRLCLQDRKDFAFPQEMVEGGQLQEAQAVSVLHEMLQQSFNLFHTESSSAAWDTTLLEQIRTGLHQQLDDLDACLGQVMGEEDSALGRTGPTLAVKRYFQGVHVYLKEKEYSDCAWETVRVEIMRSLSSSVSLQERLRMMDGDLSSP; encoded by the coding sequence ATGGCCTTCGTGCTCTCTCTACTCATGGCCCTGGTGCTGGTCAGTTATGGCCCGGGAGGATCCCTGGGCTGTGACCTGTCTCAGAACCATGTTCTCATTGGCAGGAAGAACCTCAGGCTCCTGGGCCAAATGAGGAGACTCTCCCCTCGCTTGTGTCTGCAGGACAGAAAAGACTTCGCTTtcccccaggagatggtggaggggggccagctccaggaggcccaggccGTCTCTGTGCTCCATGAGATGCTCCAGCAGAGCTTCAACCTCTTCCACACAGAGAGCTCCTCTGCTGCCTGGGACACCACTCTCCTGGAGCAGATCCGCACTGGACTCCATCAGCAGCTGGATGACCTGGACGCCTGCCTGGGGCAGGTGATGGGAGAGGAAGACTCTGCCCTGGGAAGGACGGGCCCCACCCTGGCTGTGAAGAGGTACTTCCAGGGCGTCCATGTCTACCTGAAAGAGAAGGAATACAGCGACTGTGCCTGGGAAACCGTCAGAGTGGAAATCATGAGATCCTTGTCTTCATCAGTCAGCTTGCAAGAAAGGTTAAGAATGATGGATGGAGACCTGAGCTCACCTTGA
- the LOC114112829 gene encoding interferon omega-1-like: MAFVLSLLMALVMVSYSPGGSLGCDLSQNHVLFGKKNLRLLGQMRRISPRFCLQDRKDFDFPQEMVEGGQLQEAQAISVLHEMLQQSFNLFHTERSSAAWDTTLLEQLRTGLHQQLDDLDACLGQVMGEEDSALGRTGPNLAVKRYFQGIHVYLQEKGYSDCAWETIRVEIMRSLSSSTSL, from the coding sequence ATGGCCTTTGTGCTCTCTCTACTCATGGCCCTGGTGATGGTCAGCTACAGCCCGGGAGGATCCCTGGGCTGTGACCTGTCTCAGAACCACGTGCTGTTTGGCAAGAAGAACCTCAGACTCCTGGGCCAAATGAGGAGAATCTCCCCTCGCTTCTGTCTGCAGGACAGAAAAGACTTCGATTtcccccaggagatggtggagggcggccagctccaggaggcccaggccaTCTCTGTGCTCCACGAGATGCTCCAGCAGAGCTTCAACCTCTTCCACACAGAGCGCTCCTCTGCTGCCTGGGACACCACTCTCCTGGAGCAGCTCCGCACTGGACTCCATCAGCAGCTGGATGACCTGGACGCCTGCCTGGGGCAGGTGATGGGAGAGGAAGACTCTGCCCTGGGAAGAACGGGCCCCAACCTGGCCGTGAAGAGGTACTTCCAGGGCATCCATGTCTACCTGCAAGAAAAGGGATACAGCGACTGTGCCTGGGAAACCATCAGAGTGGAAATCATGAGATCCTTGTCTTCATCAACCAGCTTGTAA